The Pelmatolapia mariae isolate MD_Pm_ZW linkage group LG2, Pm_UMD_F_2, whole genome shotgun sequence sequence agccaactcagtaaaagcatacctgggtagaaaaacagaagggaacaTTATCAGTCATGAATTGGCCTCACCAGAAtgtggacctcaacattattagAGCAGaatgggatcatcttgacagagaacagaacaaaaggcagcaaacatccaaagaagaactttgaatATCCTtcaagaagacaaagaaagttCAAGATGTGTTGAAGAACAAAGGTGCTTGTACCAAATAATGATTTTGAATTCACTTTTATGCTTCTACTCTGATAATCAGCAGGCATGACTCACATTTGTAGGGACTTTAATTTGCGGCATTGCATCGTTTGTACGTAATAATTGATCCGAGGTCAAAGCGCGCCCTCTGCTGTTCAATGCTCACCCACGGCAACGACCAAAGTGACGTGACTGTCACATTACACCGCCGGTCGGGATGGGTAACGGACACCTCCTCGCCGTCTATATTTAGATGTTTAACCTGTATAAGCAAATCCTAGAAAACTGCAACCATCGGAGGAGCCAGGCGGTTTGGAGCATTAAGGCCAGGCAGCAATGGCCACAGTGAAAAAGGACGACAGGCTGACGAGGTCTCAGAGCTTCGTGTGCGTCGGTTTCGCCGGGTTTTTTAGCAAAACTGTCACGTCACCTTTAGAGGTGGTCAAAATTAAAAGTCAGGTGGGCACCTTTCACTCCAAGAGGGGTTTCTGGCAAAGTTTTCTCATCATCTACCAGAATGAGGGGCTTAGGGGATTTTGGAAAGGAAATCTCGCCTCTTGCCTCCGGTTGTTTCCCTACAACGCAGTTCACCTCGCAACATACAGAAAGTGAGTAAAGTTACTTATACTTATGGTTTGTCTCATGCTGTGTCGACTGCATAGCATTTTATGTGATCGTTCGACCCAAATTTATCCTAAATAGTTTGTTATTCAACTTGGGTCACGTGACGTcgactttgtgtttgtgttttgaggtgtaaaactgaatgaaacacgCTGAAGTTACAGAAAAAAGAATATTCAAGTTAATTCTTTGTGTATCAGGAcctaaaagaacaaaaaatagTTGATGTAAATGGTCTGTTTTCTTTTATCCCTGAAGTTAAAggtgcacttcctgtttctctaTGTGAGTCGCACGCTCCATTTTAAGCCAATCAGAAGGCTGGATTTTCTCAGCCGAGTTTTAAAGTCGAAGGGTTGTCTCTTCTCCGGGTTTTGTCTCGCAGGTAGTGTGCCGTTATTAACCATCGTATTCCTGAGGCGCAAAATGTTATATATATTCCCGAAACTGGTAGAAAATGGTAGAACTAAGTCTAACTAACGTTTATTTTCTCATAATTTCGACTTACTATCGAAATTGCGTTTATTACTGAGTAGATCGAAATGTCCAATTTTGAGTTATGGATAGCAATTGAAGACATTGGCATCACTTCAAATTCAGTCAAACCTTTAAGCCGTCCCATTTTTTGCAGTAGACTCAAGAATCCTTCAAATTTATTAGGTTAAACTGTTGAAATAGTTGTTTTTGCTTGACAAATTGCtcaaattattaataaaactaCATCCACAATATTTTAGATTTGGGTTTCGTTCTTTGAAGATGTCCCAAATTTCCCAGCTCCGCTTTATTAGGGTTTGTTATATGTTGCAGCTCTGTTACGTAGAAATATAAGCAGTTGGATGAAATGTTGGATGAACTTTGGTTTGGCTCTGCGAGTCccgtggtttaaaaaaaaatcccagtgaGAGGAAATAATGCCTATGAGGCAAAAATGAGGGCATGTATACCAATTCAACGCTGGGTAACTTCAGGACAAAACACAGGCAGTAAGCAGCCGGCAAGACAACAGTAATCCCGCAAAGAATAGCAAATCTACTGCCTACTATCTGTATTAGTCATTATGTTTCCCGATGAGGTGtttttgtttcgttttgttttgtttcttaggCGCGTGTGCGCACATAAATAATACGTCCTGAGTGGCCAACCTGGTGTCCTATGCTGTACACACAGTTCCAGGAAAAGCAGGCCTTTTCCTATATGTCTGTGACacccaaaaatacacacacgtgGATTCAGTTATTCACGTGCTTCTGTGTTGGAGGCTTCCAAGAAGTGCTCTGAAATAAAAATAGGTGTAGTAGATGTccgaaaaaaaaaatatttcaaagcaGCAGAGCTTGTCTGACTGCTCTGAATACACTTAATGTCATGTGTATTTTAAATACTAACACGATGCATAAACAAACAGGGTGGCCTTCGATGTAGTGAACAACCACTTGGATCTTGTCTTTTTATATATAGCTatctatttatatatgtgtatgtattgtGTTGGACTGTCTGCAAGACAAACTGCCTTACAGGGACATCTGAGTTTTATTTCTCATAGATGTATTTCTTTCCTCTGTGTGCAGGATAGTCCACCTTCACATGGATGAACTGGGCTTCATCTCTCAGTGGAGAGCCATATTTGCTGGTGGACTGGCCGGTGTTGTTGCTGCTCTGGCCACGTACCCGCTGGAGGTGGCAGAAACCAGGCTAATTGTTCAAAACTGCAGGGAGCCCACATACATCGGCGTGGCTCACTCCTTGTCAAAGATCTATAAGAATGAGGGGCTGCTCGCCCTCTACAGGGGATTTTCCCTCACTGTCTTGGGTTAGTATACACGTTGCTACAAACTAATTCGTTTTTAGTGGATCGTGTAAGATTTTGCATATGAATCTCACGTCACGAAACTCCACCTTTACCTTAAGTTTCATGTCCTTACAGGTGCAGTTCCCTTTTCTGTCGGATGTTATGCAGTTTACATGAACTTGGACAAGCTGTGGCAGGAGCCTCCTGTTCGCTTCACTCCCCTGCAGAACTTAATAAACGGCTGTTTGGCAGCAGGAGTGGCTCAAACCCTCTCGTACCCTTTTGAAACTG is a genomic window containing:
- the slc25a43 gene encoding solute carrier family 25 member 43, giving the protein MATVKKDDRLTRSQSFVCVGFAGFFSKTVTSPLEVVKIKSQVGTFHSKRGFWQSFLIIYQNEGLRGFWKGNLASCLRLFPYNAVHLATYRKIVHLHMDELGFISQWRAIFAGGLAGVVAALATYPLEVAETRLIVQNCREPTYIGVAHSLSKIYKNEGLLALYRGFSLTVLGAVPFSVGCYAVYMNLDKLWQEPPVRFTPLQNLINGCLAAGVAQTLSYPFETVKRKMQAQSARLPHFGGVDVHFTGMIDCFIQVIKHNGVLSLWNGLTANTIKIVPYFGLLFTCFEMCKQVCLYRNGYIISPLSYKLTPGVDQSLGPNELEEVKRHLKNRNFGSGDSSLRNRW